Proteins encoded within one genomic window of Pontibacillus halophilus JSM 076056 = DSM 19796:
- a CDS encoding prenyltransferase/squalene oxidase repeat-containing protein: protein MRKWYVGILIALVFTVGGVVLVLQSKEASSQLSAGSLEEGDWDDVSDKLLSSWKESGDFSLTNGLEDIQSLYNTYYGNALYALLGEELEVCSYVHEEMAHRDFTNASNLGIFNEVEALYAIDSLLEQCEIPTTDVYRQQIKDVASQTFMKDAGVFLAKEMKNFSDDPQYTGVKLSETYQMLRVMERNKVDTSDYNSRVTNYLDSVVSRNGKFSPSRAYFLINSFDILGKQDASVEVEEPTLDGQADVKRMVELDYYTKLYQGRQIKASSERMNRIESYLKDSFKSDVADIQYVYRNISALRSIGASLHTSNKKILLDNLNLYEDNGQFTKITSYSADLNQNMMGYSLLHWLQGTEYSNLAPLEDKVSSYTYQDFKDLSADKQLSFLTLQQILRVDVSFLDQAESFLLEEIRKPIKQGSIFQWTYQVEALQLLRSPLKAHELPNQAEQLLDSIINGNKYFNQQSELANRAFIDAMSQTDAWTDKVHRAVKGFSEEEIKPDSEAAAYMIYYTYHAMRQTRIQYDDTTLLKKLDALRRQGGYAVTDEDSYMDLRSTYFTIKLIKEIIIEDKGE from the coding sequence ATGAGAAAATGGTATGTAGGAATCTTGATTGCTTTGGTTTTCACCGTGGGAGGGGTGGTTCTTGTCTTGCAATCGAAAGAAGCGTCATCCCAATTATCCGCTGGTTCATTAGAGGAGGGTGATTGGGATGACGTTTCTGATAAGCTATTAAGCTCATGGAAAGAAAGTGGAGATTTTAGCTTAACGAATGGGTTAGAGGATATCCAAAGTCTTTATAACACTTATTATGGGAATGCTCTTTACGCGCTTCTTGGTGAAGAACTTGAGGTATGTTCGTATGTACATGAAGAAATGGCACACCGAGATTTCACAAATGCTTCAAATCTAGGGATTTTCAATGAGGTTGAAGCATTGTATGCAATTGATTCGTTGTTAGAACAATGTGAGATTCCAACCACAGATGTGTATCGGCAACAAATCAAGGACGTAGCTAGCCAAACGTTCATGAAAGATGCGGGTGTGTTCTTGGCGAAAGAGATGAAGAACTTTTCTGATGATCCGCAATATACAGGTGTGAAATTGAGTGAGACCTATCAAATGCTTCGAGTCATGGAGCGAAATAAAGTTGATACATCCGATTATAATAGTCGAGTAACAAATTACCTAGACAGTGTCGTTTCCAGAAATGGCAAATTTAGTCCTTCAAGAGCATATTTTCTAATAAATTCTTTTGATATACTTGGAAAACAAGACGCAAGTGTGGAGGTGGAAGAGCCGACTTTAGATGGTCAAGCAGATGTAAAGCGTATGGTTGAACTTGATTATTATACGAAACTATATCAAGGACGTCAGATTAAAGCATCTAGTGAAAGGATGAACAGAATAGAATCCTATTTGAAGGACTCTTTTAAATCTGATGTTGCTGATATTCAGTACGTGTATCGGAATATTTCAGCGTTAAGAAGTATTGGAGCATCTCTTCATACTTCAAATAAAAAGATCCTTTTGGATAATTTAAATCTTTATGAAGACAATGGACAATTTACGAAAATAACGAGTTACTCTGCAGACTTGAATCAAAATATGATGGGTTATTCGTTGCTTCATTGGTTACAAGGAACAGAGTATTCTAATTTAGCTCCCTTAGAAGACAAAGTTAGTTCTTATACATATCAAGATTTTAAAGATTTATCTGCCGATAAACAACTTAGCTTCCTGACGTTGCAACAAATATTGCGTGTTGATGTCTCATTCTTAGATCAAGCAGAGAGTTTCTTGCTTGAGGAGATTCGAAAGCCGATAAAGCAAGGAAGCATATTCCAATGGACGTATCAAGTTGAAGCGCTGCAGTTACTTAGGTCTCCACTAAAGGCTCACGAGTTACCTAATCAAGCTGAACAGTTGCTAGATTCTATTATTAATGGAAATAAGTATTTTAACCAACAATCCGAATTAGCTAACCGTGCGTTCATAGATGCAATGTCTCAGACAGATGCTTGGACAGATAAAGTGCATCGTGCAGTGAAAGGGTTTAGCGAAGAGGAAATTAAACCCGATTCTGAGGCAGCAGCTTACATGATTTACTATACCTATCATGCTATGCGACAAACAAGAATCCAGTACGATGATACAA